The following are from one region of the Edwardsiella tarda ATCC 15947 = NBRC 105688 genome:
- the potA gene encoding spermidine/putrescine ABC transporter ATP-binding protein PotA has protein sequence MTETSSVDSQTLPVVCLTQIRKSFDGKAIINDLDLTINHGEFLTILGPSGCGKTTVLRLIAGLEEVDSGQVVLDGEEITHLPAEQRHVNTVFQSYALFPHMTVFENVAFGLRMQKTPRDEITPRVMDALRMVQLDEMAQRRPHQLSGGQQQRVAIARAVVNKPRVLLLDESLSALDYKLRKQMQNELKALQRKLGITFIFVTHDQEEALTMSDRIVVMRDGRIEQDGTPREIYEEPKNLFVASFIGEINIFDASVLHRIDEQRVRANVEGRECDIYVNPEMHVVAGDRLKVLLRPEDLRVEEISDSEQVDGIVGYVRERNYKGMTLESSVELENGKMVMVSEFFNEDDPDVDHSLNQKMAVTWVESWEVVLPDEEIA, from the coding sequence ATGACTGAGACTTCCTCTGTAGACTCGCAAACGCTTCCGGTCGTATGCCTGACCCAAATCCGTAAATCGTTTGATGGCAAAGCGATCATCAACGATCTCGATCTCACCATCAATCATGGTGAATTTCTGACTATCCTTGGCCCCTCAGGCTGTGGCAAGACCACGGTACTGCGTCTGATCGCGGGTCTCGAGGAGGTCGACAGCGGCCAGGTGGTGCTGGATGGTGAAGAGATCACCCATCTGCCCGCCGAGCAGCGCCACGTCAATACCGTCTTCCAGAGTTATGCGCTCTTCCCGCACATGACGGTATTCGAAAACGTGGCGTTCGGTCTGCGCATGCAGAAGACACCGCGCGATGAGATCACGCCGCGTGTCATGGATGCCCTGCGCATGGTGCAGTTGGATGAGATGGCGCAGCGCCGTCCCCACCAACTCTCCGGTGGTCAGCAACAGCGCGTCGCCATCGCCCGTGCGGTCGTCAACAAGCCACGCGTCCTGTTGCTGGATGAGTCGCTGTCGGCGCTGGACTACAAACTGCGTAAACAGATGCAGAATGAGCTGAAGGCGCTACAACGCAAACTGGGCATCACCTTTATCTTCGTCACCCACGATCAGGAAGAGGCGCTCACGATGTCGGACCGCATCGTGGTGATGCGCGATGGTCGTATCGAGCAAGACGGCACCCCGCGTGAGATTTATGAGGAGCCGAAAAATCTGTTTGTCGCCAGCTTTATCGGTGAAATCAACATCTTTGATGCCAGCGTATTGCATCGTATCGACGAGCAGCGCGTCCGCGCCAACGTCGAAGGGCGCGAGTGCGACATCTATGTCAATCCCGAGATGCATGTCGTCGCGGGGGATCGCCTGAAGGTGCTGCTGCGCCCGGAAGATCTGCGCGTCGAGGAGATCAGCGACAGCGAGCAGGTCGATGGCATCGTCGGCTACGTGCGCGAACGTAACTACAAGGGGATGACCCTGGAGTCCAGCGTCGAACTAGAAAATGGCAAGATGGTGATGGTCAGCGAGTTTTTCAACGAAGACGATCCGGATGTGGACCACTCGCTCAATCAGAAGATGGCGGTGACCTGGGTCGAGAGCTGGGAGGTGGTGCTGCCCGATGAAGAGATCGCGTAA
- the potB gene encoding spermidine/putrescine ABC transporter permease PotB, with translation MKRSRKLFQNVVITMVVGWLSLFVFLPNLMIIATSFLTRDDANLVRMVFTWDNYQRLFDPLYAEVLLHSLNMALMATLSCLVIGYPFAFILARLPHRVRPLLLFLLIVPFWTNSLIRIYGLKLFLSTRGYLNEFLLWIGLIDQPLRLMYTSTAVVLGLVYILLPFMVMPLYSSIEKLDRSVLEAARDLGANKLHTFLRIIVPLTMPGIVAGCLLVMLPSLGLFYIADLLGGAKNLLIGNVIKSQFLNIRDWPFGAATSICLTLVMGVMLLIYYRVGKLLNRKASDLGD, from the coding sequence ATGAAGAGATCGCGTAAGCTTTTCCAGAATGTGGTGATCACCATGGTAGTGGGCTGGCTGTCGCTGTTCGTCTTCCTGCCTAACCTGATGATCATCGCCACCAGCTTCCTGACCCGTGACGATGCCAATCTGGTGCGCATGGTATTCACCTGGGATAACTACCAGCGATTATTCGATCCGCTGTATGCCGAGGTGTTACTGCATTCGCTTAACATGGCGCTGATGGCGACCCTGAGTTGCCTGGTGATCGGCTACCCGTTCGCCTTTATCTTGGCGCGTCTACCGCATCGAGTACGTCCATTGCTGCTGTTTCTGCTGATCGTCCCCTTCTGGACCAACTCGCTGATCCGCATCTACGGGCTGAAGCTGTTCCTCAGTACACGCGGTTACCTCAACGAGTTTCTGTTATGGATCGGCCTCATCGATCAACCGTTACGCCTGATGTATACCTCGACGGCCGTGGTGCTCGGCCTGGTGTACATCCTGCTCCCCTTCATGGTGATGCCGCTCTATTCGAGCATCGAAAAGCTGGATCGCTCGGTGTTAGAGGCGGCCCGCGATCTCGGCGCCAACAAGCTGCACACCTTCCTGCGTATCATCGTACCGTTGACCATGCCGGGGATTGTCGCCGGTTGTCTGCTGGTGATGTTGCCATCGCTGGGGCTGTTCTATATCGCCGACCTCTTGGGCGGTGCCAAGAACCTATTGATCGGTAACGTCATTAAGAGCCAGTTCCTCAATATCCGCGACTGGCCGTTTGGCGCGGCCACCAGCATCTGTCTGACGCTGGTGATGGGCGTGATGCTGCTGATCTACTACCGCGTCGGTAAACTACTCAATCGCAAGGCCAGTGATTTGGGTGACTGA
- the potC gene encoding spermidine/putrescine ABC transporter permease PotC, protein MFGRLMRGGFMTLVYAYLYIPIIILIANSFNSSRFGINWKHFTFDWYSTLMNNDSLLQAAGHSITMAVLSATFATLIGSLTAVALFRYHFRGKPFVGGMLFVVMMSPDIVMAISLLVLFMLLGVSLGFWSLLFSHITFCLPFVVVTVFSRLKGFDVRMLEAARDLGASELVILRKILLPLAMPAVAAGWLLSFTLSMDDVVVSSFVTGPSYEILPLKIYSMVKVGVSPEVNALATILLALSLLLVLASQLILRDRTKH, encoded by the coding sequence ATGTTCGGTCGCCTGATGCGCGGAGGGTTCATGACCCTCGTCTACGCTTACTTATATATCCCTATCATTATTTTGATCGCCAACTCCTTTAACAGCTCGCGTTTTGGCATCAACTGGAAGCACTTTACCTTCGACTGGTACAGCACGCTGATGAATAACGACAGCCTGCTCCAGGCGGCGGGCCACTCGATCACCATGGCCGTGCTCTCCGCCACCTTTGCCACCCTGATCGGTTCACTGACGGCGGTGGCGCTATTCCGCTACCACTTTCGGGGCAAGCCTTTCGTTGGCGGCATGCTGTTCGTAGTAATGATGTCGCCGGATATTGTGATGGCGATCTCTCTACTGGTCCTATTTATGCTGTTGGGGGTCTCGCTCGGCTTCTGGTCACTGCTGTTCTCCCATATCACTTTCTGCCTGCCCTTCGTGGTGGTCACCGTTTTCTCGCGCCTGAAAGGATTCGACGTGCGGATGTTGGAAGCGGCGCGCGACCTCGGTGCCAGCGAGTTGGTTATCCTGCGCAAGATCCTGTTACCGCTGGCCATGCCGGCGGTGGCTGCCGGCTGGTTACTCAGCTTTACCCTGTCGATGGACGATGTGGTCGTTTCCTCCTTCGTCACCGGACCGAGCTATGAGATCCTGCCGTTGAAGATCTACTCGATGGTTAAGGTCGGCGTCTCACCAGAGGTCAACGCCTTAGCTACGATCCTGTTGGCGCTGTCGCTATTGCTGGTCCTCGCCAGCCAACTGATCCTGCGCGACCGTACCAAACACTGA